A stretch of Mustela nigripes isolate SB6536 chromosome 6, MUSNIG.SB6536, whole genome shotgun sequence DNA encodes these proteins:
- the SLC25A3 gene encoding solute carrier family 25 member 3 → MFSSVAHLARANPFNAPHLQLVHDGLTGHRSGPAAPPGPPRRSRNLAAAAVEEYSCEYGSMKFYALCGFGGVLSCGLTHTAVVPLDLVKCRMQVDPQKYKGIFNGFSVTLKEDGVRGLAKGWAPTFIGYSMQGLCKFGFYEVFKVLYSNMLGEENAYLWRTSLYLASSASAEFFADIALAPMEAAKVRIQTQPGYANTLRDAAPKMYKEEGLKAFYKGVAPLWMRQIPYTMMKFACFERTVEALYKFVVPKPRSECTKAEQLVVTFVAGYIAGVFCAIVSHPADSVVSVLNKEKGSSASQVLQRLGFKGVWKGLFARIIMIGTLTALQWFIYDSVKVYFRLPRPPPPEMPESLKKKLGLTQ, encoded by the exons ATGTTCTCGTCCGTGGCGCATCTGGCGCGGGCGAACCCCTTCAACGCGCCCCACCTGCAGCTGGTACACGATGGCCTCACGGGCCACCGCAGCGGCCCCGCGGCGCCCCCGGGCCCGCCCCGACGTTCCCGCAATCTGGCAGCAGCCGCTGTGGAAG AGTACAGTTGCGAATATGGCTCCATGAAGTTTTATGCACTGTGTGGCTTTGGTGGGGTCTTAAGTTGTGGTCTGACACACACTGCTGTCGTTCCTCTGGATTTAGTGAAATGCCGAATGCAG GTGGACCCCCAGAAGTACAAGGGCATATTTAATGGATTCTCAGTTACACTGAAAGAGGATGGTGTTCGTGGTTTGGCTAAAGGATGGGCTCCAACTTTCATTGGCTACTCTATGCAGGGGCTCTGCAAGTTTGGTTTTTATGAAGTTTTCAAAGTCTTGTATAGCAACATGCTTGGGGAG GAGAATGCCTATCTCTGGCGCACATCACTATATTTGGCTTCTTCTGCCAGTGCTGAATTCTTTGCTGACATTGCCCTGGCTCCTATGGAAGCTGCTAAGGTTCGAATTCAAACCCAGCCAGGTTATGCCAACACTTTGAGGGATGCAGCTCCCAAAATGTATAAGGAAGAAGGCTTAAAAGC ATTCTACAAGGGCGTTGCTCCTCTCTGGATGAGACAGATACCATACACCATGATGAAATTTGCCTGCTTTGAACGTACTGTTGAAGCATTGTACAAGTTTGTGGTTCCCAAGCCCCGAAGTGAATGTACAAAGGCAGAGCAACTGGTTGTAACATTTGTGGCAGGTTACATAG CTGGAGTGTTCTGTGCAATTGTTTCTCACCCTGCTGATTCTGTGGTATCTGTGTTGAATAAGGAGAAAGGTAGCAGTGCTTCTCAAGTCCTTCAGAGACTTGGATTTAAAG GTGTATGGAAGGGACTCTTTGCCCGTATCATCATGATTGGCACTCTGACTGCACTACAGTGGTTCATCTATGACTCTGTGAAGGTCTACTTCAGGCTCCCTCGCCCTCCTCCACCTGAAATGCCAGAGTCTCTGAAGAAGAAGCTTGGGTTAACTCAGTAG